In the Aristaeella hokkaidonensis genome, TCGCAACACCCCAGGCGATGCGGCTTTTTGTTTTTTCCCGCTGAGGATTAATGATTTTATTCATATCAGTAATCCTCCTTTACTACAAAGACCTTCTGGAAGAGCAATGCTATCACGGTGATCAGGATGAACATACCGCCCGCAATTGCCGAACCGTATCCCATATTGAACTTCTGGAAAGACGTCTTGTACATGTACGTCGCCATCAGTTCTGTTCCATGGTTGGGACCGCCCTGCGTCATATTCCAGATCAGGTCGAAATACTTCAGGGAACCGATCAGGGACATGGTGCATGCCGTTTTGAAAATCGGTCCGAGAAGAGGAATCGCAACTTTAAAGATATATTGCCGACGGTTCGCACCGTCGATCACGGCCGCTTCGTACAGGGAAGTATCAATATTGGAATACCCTGCGATGAAGTACACCATGTAGAAAGGCGTATACTGCCAGGCGACAACGCCGATAACCGCATACAACGCATGCGGATTCTTGCCTAGCAGGTCCACCATCGTTCGTTTTCCATTGACGAGGGTGGCTATGCCGGATATCAGACCTCCGTTGGTGGCCAGCAGATAATAGAACAGGAAACCGACCGCAACGGAACTCATCAGGTACGGAAGAAACCAGAGAATCTTAAAGATATTGGATTTTCTGCCGCTGGCGTCCAGGAAGGTGGCCAGCGCCATGCCTAGAGGAATCTGGATCAGGATGGAGCATACCATCAGGATCACATTATGCAGGAACGAAGTCCAGAAAAGTTCATCCTGGATCAACGTCTTCCAGTTATCCCATCCGACGTTGATCTTTTCAGCTGTGTAGAATCCGTTCCACTTCAGCCGGCTGATCAGGAAGGTCTCTACGATCGGATAGATCATATAGACGATCAGCAGTGCGACAGCCGGGAAAAGGAAGATCGTTGCCGCGATTGCGGTGCTGCGCGCATCCCTTTTCGCCATGCCCTGCAACTTAGCCATTTGTGTTTCCTCCTTCGGGGAGTGTGGTGCATGAATTAATCAAGGAATACCCGCAGGAAAGATTCCTGCGGGTATTCCATTAAAAGTTAACCGTTTGCCGGATTATTCAGCACGGGCAGCAGCCATCGCGGCATCCTGAGCCTGGCCGACTTCTTCGGGGGTCTTTTCCAGTCCGAACAGGGCGCCCATCATATCCTTATGAACTTCCGTCACGGAAGCCGGCAGATACTGGTCATACCACAGCTGGACGTTGGAAGCGCCGAAGAACACGTCGATAACGACCTTGTTGTTGGGATCGTCAACATTTTCATAGCCCTTGATGGAGGGAGTGTTGCCGCCTTCAACCTGGATCGCGTTGTAGGTATCGTCATTGTAGTACTGGGTTGCCAGCACATAGCAGGCCTTCAGCTTTTCTTCATCGACCTGAGTATGCTCAGCGTCGAGCCAGCAGTTGAAGGAGAAGCCGTTACCGATGGCAGTACCGATTTCAACGTTCTGGGGAACACCGGCAGCCTGCGCTTCTTCATCAACCGGGAAGCGGAAGACGCCCAGATTGTCATTGTAGAACTCTTCGTCATCGTTCTTGATACCGGCAACCTGCCAGGAACCATGCAGCATCATCGCGGCAGCACCCTGGATCAGCAGAGCCCGGTCATCGTTGTTGTCGGGAGCCATGGAGTTGAATCCTTCATTGAAGTAGCCCTTCTTGACCCAATCCTGGATCTTCTCACCGGCATAGATGAAAGCGGGAGAAGTGAAGGAACCGGTTCCGTCATAAGCAGCGTCGAATTCGGCATTGCCGGAATGACGGGCGACCAGGTACATATAGTACATGGAGCCGGTCCAACGGGGCAGGTTCGCCAGGGAGAAGGGATAGTAGCCAGCTTCCTTGATCTTGTCGCAGGCAGCTTCCAGTTCAGCGATCGTCTGAGGAACTTCGATTCCGAGTTCATCGAAGATGGCCTTGTTGTAGAAGATGTCACAGCCGGACAGGCCGCCGAAGGGTATGGCCAGAACTTTGCCGTCGAAGGTGGACTGAGCCACAGCGGCATCGATGAATTCCGGATGATCATAGGTGTTGAACAGCTCGGTGATATCATTCACGCAGCCGGATTTGTAATATTCGGCCATGGGACCGCCGCCCCAGTGGATGTACATGTCGGGCTGGCCTTCCTTAGCAGAGAAGGCGACCTGCAGATCCTGCTTGTAGGTGTCATTGATCTTGTGGACCTGGTCGACCTTGATGTTCGGATAGTCCGCCATGAAGCGGTTAACCGCATCTTCCTGAGCCGTTCTGCCAACGCCTTCAGTGGCGATGTCCCAGAGCAGAATGGTCATGGGTTCAGTGGTCAGCTCAGGAATATTCTTTCCACTTTCTGCCAGGGCAGAAACAGCGGAGAGAACCATCAGGGCTGCCAAAACGAGTGCCAGAAACTTTTTCATACTGAGTCCTCCTATTGAATTTTGGACGGATAATGCCTTCCGTCCTTTGATGATTTGATTATAGGATGCGTAAACGTTTGCTACAAGGTTGAAATTTTATCAACCTTTTTACACATTTTTACTGTTGCCCCATTTCCTGACCGGAAAAAGAAAAACCTCCGACTTAATCAGTGAAGAATGCAAAATTATTGCAGTTGTTTATTTCGAACGGGACTTGACAGCTAATTCGAATTAGCCTACAATTTGGCTAATTCGAATTAGCCTAAACTGAAGGAGGATTTATGGATACCAAAGGCAGGATCCTGGATGAGGCGCTGACACTTTTTTCTGAGAAGGGTTATGCCAATGTGTTTGTCAGTGAAATTGCAGAGCGGGTCGGAATCAAAGCCCCGTCGCTGTACAAACATTATGAGAGCAAACAGGCCATATTTGACGCGCTCATCAGGGAAATGAACAGCAAGTTCCTGAAACAAGCCGGTGCTCTTCATATCCAGGGCGATGACGCCGCACAGGACGCGGCGATCTATAAAGGCCTTTCCGAAGAGCAACTGATTCAGCTCGGAAAGGATCTGTTTCATTATTTTCTTTACGACGACTATGCCAGGAAATTCCGGAAGATGCTTACGATGGCAGCATATCACGATAAAGAGCTTTCGGAAGCCTATATGAAGCATTATGTGGATGATCCCCTGTCATACCAGGGCCTGCTCCTGGGGCTGATGGTCCAGGAGGGCGTCCTTCACACGGAAGATGTGGAAATCATGACGCTGCATTTTTACGCACCTATTTATATGCTGCTTACAGCCTGTGACCGTGATCCTGACCGGGCAGAAAGCGCAGTCGGAATCCTTGAAAAGCATATCCGCCAGTTCAACAGGCTGTATGGAAGAAAAACAGATTAACCGAAAAACAGGGGAGAAAAGCATTATGAAAATTGTCCTGATCCACGGCCAGAACCATAAAGGCAGCACTTACCATATCGGCAGGATGATCGCAGAAAAAATCAGCGGCGGGGAGAATCCGGTGGAGTTTTTTCTTCCCCGGGACCTGAATCATTTCTGTACCGGTTGTTACGCATGCGTGGAAGAAGTAGAAAAATGCCCGTTTTACGAGGAAAAGAACAGGATTATGGCGGAGGTTGAAACCGCTGATGTACTGATATTCACAACGCCTACCTACGCCCTGAGGGAATCCGCCCCCATGAAGAGTTTCATTGACCTGACATTCAATTACTGGATGTCGCACAGACCGAGAAAATGTATGTTCAGCAAAAAGGCCGTCGTTGTTTCGACGGCTGCGGGAACCGGCGCGAAGAAAGCTGTGAAGTATGTAGCAAACGTTTTGTTCTACTGGGGTGTTCCACATGTATGGACATACGGAATCAGCGTCCAGGCGATGAACTGGAACGGGGTCAAAGAAAAGAAAAAGAGAAAAATCGAAAAACAGACAGCCAGAATTGCGGACAACGTGGTGAAGAAGACGGCTAAAGCAGGCTTAAAAACAAAAGCCGTATTCATGCTGATGCGAATGCTGCAGAAGGCGGATCTTGCCTCGGGCGAGCCAGACAAAGCGTATTGGGAGAAGAACGGCTGGCTGGGCAAAGACCGGCCCTGGAGATAAAAACTGTATATCGGAGACTTTACCGAATAAACCAGATTATATGAATTATGGATATCCGGCAGCTGTGCCGGATTGACG is a window encoding:
- a CDS encoding TetR/AcrR family transcriptional regulator, with product MDTKGRILDEALTLFSEKGYANVFVSEIAERVGIKAPSLYKHYESKQAIFDALIREMNSKFLKQAGALHIQGDDAAQDAAIYKGLSEEQLIQLGKDLFHYFLYDDYARKFRKMLTMAAYHDKELSEAYMKHYVDDPLSYQGLLLGLMVQEGVLHTEDVEIMTLHFYAPIYMLLTACDRDPDRAESAVGILEKHIRQFNRLYGRKTD
- a CDS encoding flavodoxin family protein yields the protein MKIVLIHGQNHKGSTYHIGRMIAEKISGGENPVEFFLPRDLNHFCTGCYACVEEVEKCPFYEEKNRIMAEVETADVLIFTTPTYALRESAPMKSFIDLTFNYWMSHRPRKCMFSKKAVVVSTAAGTGAKKAVKYVANVLFYWGVPHVWTYGISVQAMNWNGVKEKKKRKIEKQTARIADNVVKKTAKAGLKTKAVFMLMRMLQKADLASGEPDKAYWEKNGWLGKDRPWR
- a CDS encoding extracellular solute-binding protein — encoded protein: MKKFLALVLAALMVLSAVSALAESGKNIPELTTEPMTILLWDIATEGVGRTAQEDAVNRFMADYPNIKVDQVHKINDTYKQDLQVAFSAKEGQPDMYIHWGGGPMAEYYKSGCVNDITELFNTYDHPEFIDAAVAQSTFDGKVLAIPFGGLSGCDIFYNKAIFDELGIEVPQTIAELEAACDKIKEAGYYPFSLANLPRWTGSMYYMYLVARHSGNAEFDAAYDGTGSFTSPAFIYAGEKIQDWVKKGYFNEGFNSMAPDNNDDRALLIQGAAAMMLHGSWQVAGIKNDDEEFYNDNLGVFRFPVDEEAQAAGVPQNVEIGTAIGNGFSFNCWLDAEHTQVDEEKLKACYVLATQYYNDDTYNAIQVEGGNTPSIKGYENVDDPNNKVVIDVFFGASNVQLWYDQYLPASVTEVHKDMMGALFGLEKTPEEVGQAQDAAMAAARAE
- a CDS encoding carbohydrate ABC transporter permease, with the protein product MAKLQGMAKRDARSTAIAATIFLFPAVALLIVYMIYPIVETFLISRLKWNGFYTAEKINVGWDNWKTLIQDELFWTSFLHNVILMVCSILIQIPLGMALATFLDASGRKSNIFKILWFLPYLMSSVAVGFLFYYLLATNGGLISGIATLVNGKRTMVDLLGKNPHALYAVIGVVAWQYTPFYMVYFIAGYSNIDTSLYEAAVIDGANRRQYIFKVAIPLLGPIFKTACTMSLIGSLKYFDLIWNMTQGGPNHGTELMATYMYKTSFQKFNMGYGSAIAGGMFILITVIALLFQKVFVVKEDY